The Chloracidobacterium sp. genome contains the following window.
AATATTGTCGGGCTTGAGGTCGCGGTGAATAATGCCTTGTTCGTGAGCTTCCTGAACTGCGGAACAGACCTGTTCGAGAATGTCGAGCGTCCACGCGACCGGCAGATTTCGCTCTTCGTCGAGTATTTCGCCGAGGGTACAACCGTCGAGGTACTCCATTACGAGATACGCGACCTGTCCTACGTTCGACTCGGCAAATCCAAAATCGGTAACATTTACGACATTCGGATGCCTCAATCGCCCCGCGGCTCTTGCCTCACGTCTGAATCGCTCGACAAATTCGGCCCGCTGCATATATTGCGGAGCGATGATCTTGACCGCTACAGGCCGTTCGGTGCCCAGATGTGTTGCCAGATAGACGGTCCCCATACCGCCGCGACCCAACTCGCGTTCGATGTGGTATTTGCCGTCGACTGTCTGCCCAACAAAGTCCAAGTGATCCATACCTGTATGTCCAAAAACTCTAACCGAGTTAACGATCCTATTGCAAGTAATTACGCCACGTCTGCCGCATTAGTTTGGGATAACTCGTAATGTTTTGTAAAAATCCGTTATCAATACATCAACTCAGCCCGGAGTCCAGTTAATTCTAATTAAGAAACTTCGGCAAAAAGCGTGCTTGAGGGCACGAGTTGCCGTGCCATTTGTCGTGCCAAAAATCGTGCCATTTTTGAACTTTTTGCTGCCCTGTAAGTATTGTCAATACAGCTCTTATCGTCACAAATCGTGCCATTTTTCGTCTGTGCAAGGCCCTTCGCCTATGTCAAAGTTCAACCTTTGAGCATAGTTTGATCAGGCATCATTTACATATCGCTTTGCGGTCGATTTGCCGATGCCGAGCAACAAAGCGATCTCCGACAAACTGCGGCCTTCCGATGCCAACCGCTTGGCTCGGCCGATCCGGCCACTACGCTTTGTACGCTTCACGGTCGATCCGGTGGAATATCGCCGCCGCAAAGCGAAATGTCCCTCTTCAGATTCAGATGCCAGAAAATCGAAACCGAGAAAATTTTCTGAACTCGTAGCGTCGGCCACTTTGGTGCCCAACTGAGCGGCGAGATCGAATTTGGCTAAGCGATAGACCGCGACGTTGTCTTCGCCATACTCGATGCGGCCCGAACGGCACTTGATCTGTTTGAGATACCTTAGATCCGGCGATAGGCGGGAACGTCCGATCGCAAAGATCGAGTCGGCGACCTTTACGAGGTCGCCTGAACCCTGCAGATCTTGCTCTGTCAAAGGGCCGTGCCGTAGTGACTTGGGCGTGTGAGCGACGATCAGGATCGATATTTCGCGTGATTTCTTGAGTTTCTGCAGTTGATGCATCAACTTAAAGGCTACGGTCGCATTGGCGATGGTGCCGGGTGTCAGAAAGGATAGGTTGTCGATGATCAAGATCTGGACATCGTGGTCCGCGATCCGATTATCAAAATCCTGCAGGAGCATATCTGTAAAACTGTAATATCCCTCGATCATATTGCCGTCCCAGTAATCCTCACCGCGCAAAAAGTTGGGTGACATCTCATATTTGTCTTCAAGCGTGACGCCGTCCTCGCCGATGACGGCATAGCGCTGTCGGAATTGAGCCCGGTCGAGTTCGAAATCGATATAGAGAACCTTTTTCGGTTCCAGTGCAGGTGTCTGGCGATCGTCGAATGGCGGGATCCGCTTGTCCCGTGCGAGACACTCGGCGATCTGCGTCGCCAAAACGCTCTTGCCCACACCGAATGGGAAAAGAGGATCGACAGTTCCATCTCGTGCCAGAATGGCCCGAAGACCTCTTTGATAGAGGAACTTTCGTATTCGTGTTCAAGAAAATAGTCGGCGGGCTCGACAATGAGCATATCGGGAGCATCCGCATAAGCCCTCGGGTCACGCTGCGGTCCTGATCCTCATACATCTTCTGCAGTTCCGGATTCGGCACCCAACTGCTCGGTAATTTGTAACTCTTTTCTTGATACGAATACTGATCCGCACCCGACCCTACGCCATCCGACTCTTCGATAATCTCAGTCATACGCGAATTCTATTCCGAGTTGGATGTGCCGTCAAGAGCAGATTGTTGCAAAGATGCAACAAATGTTGCCGCCGAGATGCGGATCCCTCACCACAGAGCCACGGAGAGCAGAGAGAAAGACTCGTTGAAAGACTTCTGTGAACTCCGTGACTCCTTAGTGAATTATGCTTACCGCATAACTGGCTGGCCGGTGGACCTCGACGTCACCCCGGGAACACATCACCAATAAATTCCGACACTAAAGGGGGTTGAACAGATCGAGACGGATGTTGCTCCCTTTTAGGGAGCGAACGATAACCCGGATATTTCCCCGGGGTTTCACCCCGGGCTATTATCTTCGTCACCTTCGGCGACGCCCGGAGATTGAAGAGTCACCGGCTAGAGCGAAGACTTCGAGGCAGCAAAATGGATTGCTGATTGGCATTGATCTTCTAAAGTCCGCAGAGCGTTTTGCGGTCATCAATTTTCGTTGCAATTCCTACAGCATTATTGTAGTGTGAGGTTAATA
Protein-coding sequences here:
- a CDS encoding AAA family ATPase, with translation MATQIAECLARDKRIPPFDDRQTPALEPKKVLYIDFELDRAQFRQRYAVIGEDGVTLEDKYEMSPNFLRGEDYWDGNMIEGYYSFTDMLLQDFDNRIADHDVQILIIDNLSFLTPGTIANATVAFKLMHQLQKLKKSREISILIVAHTPKSLRHGPLTEQDLQGSGDLVKVADSIFAIGRSRLSPDLRYLKQIKCRSGRIEYGEDNVAVYRLAKFDLAAQLGTKVADATSSENFLGFDFLASESEEGHFALRRRYSTGSTVKRTKRSGRIGRAKRLASEGRSLSEIALLLGIGKSTAKRYVNDA